ATGCCCGGAGTACGATCCAATGCGACGCATGAAGAAGTCGGGCATTCCGAGACCTACAGAAGCCGAGCTGTCGATCCTGAGCATTCTTTGGCAGCGCGGCCCCAGTACGGTGCGGGATGTCCATGAAATTCTTAATAAAAAAGAGAATACCGGCTACACCACCGCTCTGAAGCTGCTGCAGGTGATGCATACCAAAGGGCTGGTGGCGCGCGACGATTCGCAGCGCGCACACGTCTATAAACCAGCGATGAGTAAAGATTACACGCAGACCCAGTTCGTCACCGACCTGGTTCAGCGGGTGTTTGACGGCTCGCCATCTGAGCTGGTGCTGCACGCTCTGGGTAACTCCAGGCGCGCCACCGCCGACGAGCTGGCCCAGATTCGGGCGATGTTGGACCAGATAGAAGAAGACGAAGGCTGACTCTCTGCGGCTCCCGCGGGAGTCCTGGCAGGGGGTCACCGCCGTCGGTGACAGGAATGATGGGGTACTCATGACCGAGCTGTTGATCGGACTTGGACTGGAACCCGCCGTAATCGGACCATGGATTACGGCCTTGGGCTGGGCGCTTGTACATTTTGTGTGGCAGGGCGCGCTGCTCGGCGCGGCGTTTGCCGCCGGCTGCTGGCTGCTGCGTGGCGGCAGCCCGGAATATCGTTACTGGCTGGGTCTCGGCTGCCTCGCCGCCATGGCGCTCGCACCCCTGGCGACTTTCACGCTGCTGCTGGAATCGTCCGGCACACTGCTGTTTACCGATACTGCGTCACTGCAGGTCTGGGCTGACCCGGCGATTGCGGCCGTAGCTGCCGGCACCGGGCTGGCGCCTGAAACGGTCTCGCTGTCCCTCGAACAGGCGCTGCCGTGGATCGTCGGCATCTGGGCCCTGGGTGTGCTCGCCATGAGCACCCGGGTTGCGGTCAACTGGACGCGTCTGATCCGCCTGAGCCGGGTCGGTATCCTGCCGATCAGCGAAGAACTTGAGCAGCGGGTTGAGGCGCTGAAACAGTCGATGGGCGTTCGGCAGGCCGTTCGGGTGGTCGAGACGACCGTCGCGCAGGTTCCTACAGTGCTGGGCTGGCTCCGGCCGATGATTCTCCTGCCCACCTCCACGCTGGTGGGCCTTAGCCCCGCGCAGCTCGATCTGGTGATCGCCCACGAGCTGGGCCACATTCGGCGGCTGGATTTTCTGATCAACCTGTTTCAGGTGCTGGTCGAGACGCTGCTGTTTTACCACCCGATGGTGCGCTGGGTTTCACGC
The Pseudomonadota bacterium genome window above contains:
- a CDS encoding BlaI/MecI/CopY family transcriptional regulator — translated: MRRMKKSGIPRPTEAELSILSILWQRGPSTVRDVHEILNKKENTGYTTALKLLQVMHTKGLVARDDSQRAHVYKPAMSKDYTQTQFVTDLVQRVFDGSPSELVLHALGNSRRATADELAQIRAMLDQIEEDEG